The Candidatus Zixiibacteriota bacterium genome includes a window with the following:
- a CDS encoding GNAT family N-acetyltransferase, giving the protein MKPTMRRYLYDDDYWRIRRFLRETLILNDRRQINWDVARFDYWRWHGILNMGDGTLEDDVFIWETDRGEIAAVLNREAPGSVFLQLHPDHCSDDLRVEMIRIAEAHLTAPNDAGRRELHIWAGEEDHGLQQLLQEAGFRRDERRFPESQRICRLDGELIRRELAPGYRVRPLGDVEEHRERCLLSWRVFHPNNPEPPGDLDWYHNIQRGPLYRRDLDLVAVAPDGHLAAFATIWFDDVTRTGLFEPVGTDQAHQRKGLGAAVLSEGLRRLKELGADMAYVGSYTEPAHALYASVGFEAYRRLEPWTRLV; this is encoded by the coding sequence ATGAAACCGACTATGCGCAGATATCTTTACGATGATGACTATTGGCGAATCCGCCGCTTTTTGAGAGAAACCCTGATCCTTAACGACCGCCGCCAGATCAACTGGGATGTCGCGCGTTTCGATTACTGGCGCTGGCACGGTATTCTTAACATGGGTGACGGCACCCTCGAGGACGATGTCTTCATCTGGGAAACCGATCGGGGTGAAATCGCGGCTGTGCTTAACCGCGAAGCTCCCGGCTCGGTGTTTCTGCAGCTTCATCCCGACCACTGTTCCGATGATCTACGCGTCGAGATGATCCGTATCGCCGAGGCACACCTGACCGCGCCCAACGATGCCGGTCGCCGTGAGTTGCACATTTGGGCGGGGGAGGAAGACCATGGTCTTCAACAACTCTTACAGGAGGCAGGCTTCAGGCGCGATGAACGGCGTTTCCCCGAGTCACAACGGATCTGTCGTTTGGACGGAGAGTTGATTCGCCGCGAACTTGCTCCCGGATACCGGGTGCGGCCGCTCGGCGACGTCGAGGAACATCGCGAACGCTGTCTTCTTTCCTGGCGAGTATTTCATCCCAACAACCCCGAACCGCCCGGCGACCTCGACTGGTACCACAACATTCAGCGCGGACCGTTGTACCGTCGCGATCTGGACCTTGTTGCGGTTGCACCCGACGGCCACCTGGCAGCGTTTGCCACGATCTGGTTCGACGATGTTACCCGCACCGGTCTTTTCGAACCGGTTGGGACTGACCAGGCGCATCAGCGCAAGGGCCTCGGTGCGGCCGTGTTGTCCGAGGGTCTCCGTCGCTTGAAGGAGCTCGGTGCAGACATGGCCTACGTCGGTTCATACACCGAACCGGCCCATGCCCTCTATGCATCAGTTGGATTTGAGGCGTATCGACGGCTCGAACCCTGGACCAGGCTCGTCTGA
- a CDS encoding SDR family oxidoreductase: MILQGKTAIVTGSSRGIGAATAKLLAQEGAKVAVNYKQNEAAGKQVLTEIEKAGGTGILIQADTSVREQVEALVKQTEKELGPVDILVNNANMSFPVQPFLEFPWDGFEHKLVHEMSAAFHCCQVAAASMAQRKQGCIVIISSGLSRHPGPGFIAHSSAKSALDAFSKSLALELGPLGIRVNVVAPGLTRTDATAARMPQMEQAVAQHTPLRRVGETEDIAGVVLFYCSEWANFVTGTYLPVNGGTQMN, translated from the coding sequence ATGATATTACAGGGCAAAACAGCGATCGTGACCGGGTCAAGCCGAGGGATCGGTGCGGCCACGGCCAAGTTGCTGGCGCAGGAGGGCGCCAAAGTAGCGGTGAACTACAAGCAGAACGAAGCGGCCGGTAAACAGGTGCTGACGGAAATCGAAAAAGCCGGCGGCACGGGTATTTTAATCCAGGCGGATACATCGGTGCGCGAGCAGGTCGAGGCGCTGGTAAAGCAGACCGAGAAGGAACTCGGCCCGGTAGATATTCTCGTCAACAACGCCAACATGAGTTTCCCGGTACAGCCGTTTCTCGAGTTCCCCTGGGACGGATTCGAACACAAACTGGTGCACGAAATGAGTGCTGCGTTCCATTGTTGTCAAGTCGCGGCAGCAAGTATGGCCCAACGTAAGCAGGGCTGTATCGTTATCATCAGCAGTGGCCTTTCTCGGCATCCGGGACCGGGCTTCATTGCGCATTCCAGCGCCAAGTCGGCTTTGGATGCATTCTCCAAATCACTGGCTCTGGAGCTGGGTCCGTTGGGGATCCGGGTCAACGTAGTCGCCCCGGGCCTGACCCGGACCGATGCCACCGCCGCCCGTATGCCGCAGATGGAACAGGCTGTCGCCCAGCATACTCCCCTGCGGCGCGTCGGCGAAACGGAGGATATCGCCGGGGTGGTTTTGTTCTATTGCAGCGAATGGGCGAATTTCGTCACCGGTACTTACCTGCCGGTAAACGGCGGCACTCAAATGAATTGA